One Leisingera caerulea DSM 24564 genomic window carries:
- a CDS encoding MarR family winged helix-turn-helix transcriptional regulator — translation MKMKKAFRNERLTYRLELVAQEAIGANDEIFLRETGFRIRELRVLRLIDDTPGTTFAEIAKATGLERSLTSRIIRTLLGDGLIVRENSLEDARVFLLTTTPKGQNIRRIARQLSDRLEVILTEPLSDQELATLDGILDRLGSWITSEEYRTALAVD, via the coding sequence ATGAAGATGAAAAAAGCCTTCAGAAACGAAAGATTGACCTACCGGCTCGAGCTCGTGGCGCAGGAAGCGATCGGTGCCAATGACGAGATATTCTTGCGCGAAACGGGCTTCCGGATCCGGGAATTGCGGGTTTTAAGGCTAATTGACGACACACCTGGCACCACATTTGCGGAGATAGCCAAGGCGACGGGATTGGAGCGCAGCCTTACGTCGAGGATCATTCGAACCCTGTTGGGCGACGGCCTGATTGTAAGGGAGAACTCTCTTGAAGATGCCCGGGTGTTTCTGCTGACTACAACGCCCAAAGGGCAGAATATTCGTCGCATCGCCCGCCAGTTATCTGACCGTCTTGAGGTAATTCTGACTGAACCTCTGTCGGACCAGGAGCTTGCAACGCTTGACGGAATTCTCGACCGGCTCGGCAGCTGGATCACCTCGGAAGAGTACCGAACTGCATTGGCTGTTGATTAG
- a CDS encoding ISL3 family transposase, translating to MASQFSRRDFLPAGLKADQVELVGNTVRIHSRSAKATAACPRCGTASRHVHSRYRRRPADLPAHGRKVELVLLVRRFRCRALHCPAKIFAERFPADVTRPHARRTSRLQGLVRHLGLALGGRPAQALAARLLLPVSKDTFLRSIRDTAEASNSDLRVIGIDDWAWRKGQRYGTLICDLERRRVIDLLPDREPATVEAWLRARPGIEVVARDRNGGYGGAVSRALPKAVQVADRWHLLENVSTAFLAAVQRNMPAIRKAIGAKTLDPKLLTAAEKLQYEGYLRRQQTNRMVRQMADDGVPIRRIVRQTGLSRQLVRQILRGEREDVFRIRESSLTPWLPRLEREWAGGCRNGAEIWRRLRADGFQGSLRVVGEWATRQRRAGRAAPSGAEKSPPARKIARLLTLGRDHLCKADAIQVARIEASLPALATARRLTDRFTDMVRNAREGALEGWLNEAEDGLLGAFARGLRRDQAAVAAALREPWSNGQTEGQINRLKTLKRQMYGRANIDLLKARLVQAL from the coding sequence ATGGCGTCACAGTTTTCACGGCGGGATTTCCTGCCAGCAGGTCTCAAGGCCGACCAGGTTGAGCTTGTTGGGAACACGGTCCGGATCCACTCGCGTTCCGCCAAAGCCACGGCGGCGTGCCCGCGCTGCGGCACGGCTTCACGCCATGTTCACAGCAGGTACCGCCGACGGCCTGCCGATCTTCCTGCGCATGGCCGGAAGGTGGAACTGGTCCTGCTGGTTCGCCGCTTTCGCTGCCGTGCTCTGCATTGCCCAGCCAAGATATTTGCCGAGCGGTTTCCGGCGGACGTGACCCGGCCACATGCGCGGCGCACCTCCCGTCTGCAAGGACTGGTCCGGCACCTCGGCCTGGCACTCGGCGGGCGTCCGGCACAGGCGCTCGCCGCACGGCTCCTGCTGCCGGTCAGCAAGGATACTTTCCTCCGCAGCATCCGGGACACGGCTGAGGCCTCAAACAGTGATCTCCGCGTTATAGGTATCGACGATTGGGCTTGGCGAAAGGGGCAGCGATACGGCACTTTGATCTGCGATCTGGAGCGGCGCCGGGTCATTGATCTCCTTCCGGACCGGGAACCGGCCACGGTCGAGGCCTGGCTGCGGGCCCGTCCAGGGATTGAGGTCGTCGCCCGCGACCGCAACGGAGGCTATGGAGGTGCCGTCTCTCGGGCCTTGCCAAAAGCGGTTCAGGTTGCCGACCGCTGGCACCTGTTAGAAAACGTGAGCACAGCTTTCCTGGCCGCTGTGCAGCGTAACATGCCTGCCATCCGCAAAGCGATCGGAGCAAAGACACTGGACCCAAAGCTGCTGACAGCCGCTGAAAAGCTGCAATACGAAGGCTATCTGCGCCGCCAGCAAACCAACCGGATGGTTCGCCAGATGGCTGATGATGGCGTACCGATCCGGCGGATCGTTCGCCAGACAGGGCTCAGCCGCCAGCTCGTCCGCCAGATTTTGCGCGGGGAACGCGAGGATGTTTTCCGCATCCGTGAGAGCAGTCTGACTCCTTGGCTGCCGCGGCTGGAGCGGGAATGGGCGGGCGGCTGCCGGAACGGCGCCGAAATCTGGCGCCGGCTGCGGGCCGATGGTTTCCAGGGCAGCCTCCGCGTCGTCGGGGAATGGGCCACGCGCCAGCGCCGTGCCGGGCGGGCCGCGCCATCGGGAGCAGAAAAATCGCCGCCCGCGCGCAAGATTGCCCGCCTCCTGACCCTGGGCCGGGATCATCTGTGCAAGGCGGATGCCATCCAGGTCGCAAGGATCGAAGCTTCGCTGCCTGCTCTCGCCACAGCCCGAAGGCTGACCGACCGGTTTACGGACATGGTACGCAATGCTCGCGAAGGCGCGCTGGAAGGATGGCTGAATGAAGCGGAAGACGGGCTGCTCGGTGCCTTTGCCCGCGGGCTGCGGCGAGATCAGGCAGCGGTCGCCGCGGCGCTTCGGGAACCATGGTCGAACGGGCAGACTGAAGGGCAGATTAACCGCCTCAAAACGCTCAAACGCCAGATGTATGGAAGGGCGAACATCGACCTGCTCAAAGCGCGGCTCGTTCAAGCGCTCTGA
- a CDS encoding helix-turn-helix domain-containing protein, with protein sequence MAVNNFSENLRLLCSYSRSISDLCERLSINRQQFHRYLNGQSRPSHRNMLKICDHFGVEEHEILMDTRDFRQLIAVRRPLEHEADPFGEYIAKLYRINPNSLTEMLPFIGYYHCYYRPIEFPGKIQRSLMKVYRDRGYIYIKNVENYASVKHRSRRTLKYTGIAFHTGERIFVHEREMNAGQMIWTTILYPAQRDQTSVLTGLSLGISSAATRDIACYHVVWEPLGQTIDLRQALKASGLFNEDDPAISDEIREATLNVSRADNHGFVGRPWSHF encoded by the coding sequence ATGGCAGTAAACAATTTTTCGGAAAATCTGCGTTTGTTGTGCAGTTATTCGCGTTCTATTTCTGACCTTTGCGAACGTCTTTCGATTAACCGCCAACAGTTTCATCGATACCTAAACGGCCAAAGCCGACCATCGCACAGAAATATGCTAAAGATTTGCGACCACTTTGGAGTGGAAGAGCACGAAATCCTAATGGACACCCGGGATTTCCGTCAGCTCATTGCGGTGCGGCGTCCTTTGGAGCATGAGGCGGATCCTTTTGGTGAATATATTGCAAAGCTGTATCGGATCAATCCCAACAGCTTAACCGAGATGTTGCCGTTCATTGGCTATTATCATTGTTACTACCGTCCAATTGAGTTTCCAGGGAAAATACAGCGGTCGCTTATGAAGGTGTATCGCGATCGCGGATATATTTACATAAAAAATGTGGAAAACTATGCTTCCGTCAAGCACCGATCACGGCGCACGCTAAAATACACAGGAATCGCGTTCCACACCGGTGAACGGATATTCGTGCATGAGCGTGAAATGAACGCCGGCCAAATGATCTGGACAACTATTCTCTACCCTGCCCAACGCGATCAAACTTCGGTTCTCACTGGCCTAAGCCTTGGAATCAGCAGCGCCGCAACGCGGGACATAGCCTGCTATCACGTCGTTTGGGAACCACTAGGGCAAACTATCGATCTCCGCCAGGCGCTGAAGGCATCAGGTCTATTCAATGAAGATGATCCGGCCATTTCGGATGAAATCCGGGAAGCAACGCTTAATGTCAGTAGAGCTGACAACCATGGATTTGTCGGTCGGCCTTGGTCACATTTCTGA